A window of the Brumimicrobium sp. genome harbors these coding sequences:
- a CDS encoding GEVED domain-containing protein encodes MQGFKLSPHKNNRLKLFLFMTLSLVGFNVNAQTYCTPTYSSGCSGGDDINLVSLQGASITLNNPSGCSTGSYMDNTGGSLDVPDLVPGLSYDLTVGTGYSSPQFEEVRAWIDYDDDGTFDSSEEIANTNGLGMNSNTETFNFTVPVTAIPGVHRMRVRLVYGGYDIDPCISETWGETEDYDIEVLALSACSGTPSAGTVVGPSTFSVCADKAFTINMSGFTIGNGITYQWEGHEVGSSLPWQNAASSPNLNYPAGGFQNDLEFRLIVTCNGIDSDTSDIITVTVKPANECYCEPSVSYSGSYLETITTNGALTDINYSTSSYPLGSYADETAQSFLSYPTQTFDLSSNYLNNDQFTFKVWVDWDMDGQFDDDFSTELMAQQNGDMLQTVSITIPAGVAPGNYRMRVRGTWDWDGSYDFDACEEVDEGSTVDFTLTIDALIPCSGTPDAGTISGPLTFGNCLDEPFNINVTGFTFGDGITYQWEARELGGTWTAVPAPVGNQPNLQYPAGGFTDTMEFRLIVSCNNTDFDTTDVVTVTLNAVTDCYCVPTGLIMSDDDIVNFTLESINNTSVSSVHITANGYSDYTGIVAPAQLIPMLSYTASLSSGSGSGAHGAAIWIDYNDNGSFEASEMVASIANTIQANSTVNFPQFIASNIPGIHRLRVQYTYYEDGNNLDPCFVDGIYSETEDYLVEIMALIDCAGVPDAGIIDGPLTFGNCENQPFDITVSGFTIGNGITYQWQGRELNGTWADIPGMNMPNLNYPAGAFTDTLELRLIVVCTMSGDSDTSDVVTVNLKPYNECYCTPGGTGPSYYINDFSTTGGVQNISNLGTGFSPNGYGDYTATDTVTQVRTVDVTFTANYTSSSSFGTRVWVDWNQDGQFDASEAVYTSTSYNSVGQPVVGTFTVPNTAVLGATRMRIGIHWLNDSGPEPCEVTQYTEFEDYTFVVLPLDDCTGTPIAGTASDIDICAHEDFTLATVGASSPANGLEFQWQSSTNGTSWSNITGANWYTYDVAGGITSETYYRLIIGCDLTSTADTSNVITVSIKPANECYCTPPPASIGGLYWIDNVSTTGGDINISNLGTGIEPNEYGDYTNMVVEVPIDSTFQINVDAQSGASPGISIWIDWDQSGSFEASEEVFSSNTGTSSSLNSYSASITVPSNAILGTTRIRIRNYINRTPCDVLSYGEVEDYTLNVILGTDPCLDSLGAGIAVSNFTVCRNEPFDLFDALTPGSFVTDGTWVDFNNQTLTNTSVIASNIPGSYNYTYTVEYQTCADNVTLVEVIVDGTCDYNSLDVEEFANIIVYPNPTTNILNIENTSTAADLKAELLDINGRIVLVENKIFNNANTAKLDIQHIEKGIYTLRISNMDGQRVFKIVKQ; translated from the coding sequence ATGCAAGGATTTAAATTAAGCCCTCATAAGAATAATCGGCTAAAATTATTCTTATTTATGACATTATCCTTAGTTGGATTTAATGTCAATGCACAAACTTATTGTACTCCTACGTATTCTTCTGGATGTAGTGGTGGAGACGATATTAACCTTGTATCTCTTCAAGGGGCAAGCATTACTTTAAACAACCCAAGTGGATGTTCTACAGGTAGTTATATGGATAATACCGGTGGAAGTCTAGATGTACCTGATCTTGTTCCTGGTCTTTCTTATGACTTAACTGTAGGTACAGGATATTCTTCGCCACAATTTGAAGAGGTTAGAGCGTGGATTGACTATGATGATGATGGTACTTTTGATTCCTCTGAAGAAATAGCAAACACTAATGGACTAGGAATGAACAGCAATACAGAGACTTTTAATTTTACTGTTCCTGTAACAGCTATACCTGGTGTTCATAGAATGCGAGTTAGATTAGTATATGGTGGATACGATATTGATCCTTGTATATCAGAAACTTGGGGGGAAACTGAAGATTATGATATAGAAGTTTTAGCACTTTCTGCTTGTTCTGGCACTCCTAGTGCAGGAACCGTTGTTGGTCCTTCAACTTTTAGCGTTTGTGCAGATAAAGCATTTACCATTAATATGAGTGGTTTTACCATTGGAAATGGTATCACTTACCAGTGGGAGGGACATGAAGTAGGAAGTTCGCTTCCTTGGCAAAATGCAGCATCATCACCTAATTTAAATTATCCTGCAGGGGGTTTCCAAAACGATTTAGAATTTAGATTGATTGTTACTTGTAATGGAATTGATTCTGACACCTCAGATATTATAACTGTTACAGTAAAACCCGCAAATGAGTGTTATTGTGAACCATCTGTTTCTTATTCAGGTTCATACTTAGAAACAATTACCACAAATGGAGCATTAACAGACATAAACTATTCTACATCTTCTTATCCTTTGGGATCCTATGCAGATGAAACTGCACAAAGTTTTCTTTCTTATCCAACTCAAACATTTGATTTAAGTTCAAATTATTTAAATAATGACCAATTTACTTTTAAAGTCTGGGTGGATTGGGATATGGATGGTCAATTTGATGATGATTTTTCTACCGAATTGATGGCACAACAAAATGGAGATATGCTTCAAACTGTTTCCATCACAATACCTGCTGGAGTTGCTCCAGGTAACTACAGAATGCGCGTTAGAGGTACATGGGATTGGGATGGTTCTTACGATTTTGATGCATGCGAGGAAGTAGATGAGGGATCTACCGTAGATTTTACGCTAACAATAGATGCACTTATACCTTGTTCCGGAACTCCTGATGCTGGAACTATCAGTGGTCCATTAACATTTGGTAACTGTCTTGATGAGCCATTTAATATCAATGTTACTGGATTCACTTTTGGGGATGGTATTACATATCAGTGGGAAGCACGTGAGTTAGGTGGAACATGGACAGCTGTTCCTGCACCAGTTGGTAACCAACCAAATTTACAATATCCTGCTGGTGGATTTACAGATACTATGGAATTTAGACTAATTGTATCTTGTAATAATACAGATTTTGATACTACAGATGTTGTTACTGTTACATTAAACGCTGTTACAGATTGTTATTGTGTACCTACTGGACTAATTATGAGTGATGACGATATTGTAAACTTTACACTTGAGAGTATTAATAATACTTCAGTAAGTAGTGTGCATATTACTGCAAATGGATATAGTGATTATACTGGCATTGTTGCACCTGCTCAACTTATTCCCATGTTATCTTATACAGCTTCTCTATCTTCAGGTTCTGGAAGTGGAGCTCATGGAGCTGCTATATGGATAGACTATAATGATAATGGTTCATTCGAAGCCTCTGAGATGGTTGCTTCCATTGCTAATACTATTCAAGCAAACTCTACAGTTAACTTCCCTCAGTTTATCGCGTCAAACATTCCAGGAATTCATAGATTAAGAGTACAATATACATATTATGAAGATGGAAATAATTTAGATCCTTGTTTTGTTGACGGTATCTATAGTGAAACAGAAGATTACTTAGTAGAAATTATGGCATTGATAGACTGTGCTGGTGTTCCAGATGCAGGAATTATTGATGGTCCTCTAACATTTGGTAATTGTGAAAACCAACCATTTGATATTACAGTAAGTGGTTTTACTATTGGAAATGGAATTACCTATCAATGGCAAGGTCGTGAATTAAATGGTACTTGGGCAGATATACCTGGTATGAATATGCCAAATCTTAACTACCCAGCTGGTGCATTTACTGACACATTAGAATTACGATTAATTGTAGTTTGTACTATGAGTGGTGATAGCGATACATCAGATGTTGTTACTGTTAATCTAAAACCTTATAACGAATGTTATTGTACACCTGGTGGAACTGGACCTAGTTATTATATTAATGACTTCTCTACTACTGGAGGAGTACAAAACATTAGCAATCTAGGAACTGGATTTTCTCCTAATGGATATGGTGATTACACCGCAACAGATACCGTAACACAAGTTCGAACTGTCGATGTTACATTTACAGCAAACTATACCTCATCATCTAGCTTCGGAACAAGAGTTTGGGTAGATTGGAATCAGGATGGACAATTTGATGCAAGTGAAGCTGTATATACTTCTACAAGTTATAATTCAGTAGGACAGCCTGTAGTAGGTACTTTCACCGTTCCAAATACTGCCGTTCTTGGTGCAACTAGAATGAGAATTGGAATTCATTGGTTAAATGATAGTGGACCAGAACCGTGTGAAGTAACTCAATATACTGAATTTGAAGATTATACATTCGTTGTATTGCCATTAGACGACTGTACTGGAACTCCTATTGCTGGAACAGCTTCAGACATAGACATCTGTGCACACGAAGATTTCACACTAGCAACAGTAGGTGCATCTAGCCCTGCTAATGGATTAGAATTCCAATGGCAGTCTTCTACAAATGGAACAAGTTGGTCTAATATAACAGGAGCTAACTGGTATACTTATGACGTGGCTGGTGGTATTACTTCAGAAACATATTACCGTTTAATCATTGGTTGTGATTTAACATCAACAGCTGACACTTCTAATGTAATAACAGTTTCTATAAAGCCAGCTAATGAGTGTTATTGTACCCCTCCTCCTGCTTCTATAGGTGGATTGTATTGGATTGATAATGTTTCTACAACTGGTGGGGATATTAACATCAGTAATCTAGGAACTGGAATTGAACCAAATGAATACGGTGATTATACAAATATGGTAGTAGAAGTTCCAATTGATTCAACTTTCCAAATTAATGTTGATGCACAAAGTGGTGCTTCTCCTGGAATTAGTATTTGGATTGACTGGGATCAAAGTGGTAGTTTTGAAGCAAGTGAAGAAGTATTCTCTTCGAATACTGGTACATCTTCTTCTTTAAACAGCTATTCTGCTAGCATTACAGTTCCTTCAAATGCAATTCTTGGTACTACAAGAATACGTATTCGTAACTATATAAATAGAACGCCTTGTGATGTTTTATCTTATGGTGAGGTTGAGGATTATACCCTAAACGTTATTCTAGGAACTGACCCTTGCTTAGATAGTTTAGGAGCAGGTATTGCTGTATCTAACTTTACAGTATGTAGAAATGAGCCGTTTGATTTATTTGATGCACTTACACCTGGAAGCTTTGTAACAGATGGTACATGGGTAGATTTTAATAACCAAACGCTTACAAATACCTCAGTTATAGCTAGTAACATCCCTGGAAGTTATAATTATACTTACACAGTTGAATACCAAACTTGTGCAGATAATGTTACATTAGTTGAGGTTATAGTAGATGGTACTTGTGATTACAATTCATTGGATGTTGAA
- the pdxA gene encoding 4-hydroxythreonine-4-phosphate dehydrogenase PdxA, whose protein sequence is MAEHLKSEKQTIRVGISIGDINGIGPEVTIKALRNPEILIDCTPVIYASSKLISFHKKAIEDDLFTFHGIENASEIQDKKVNIINCWKDAANIELGKATEEGGKYAFLSLEKATQDLAAGKIDVLVTAPISKETIHRAGFKFPGHTEYLADLSGQKEALMLMVAGDLRVALVTSHVSLKEAINQISEEKILNKIKEFEKSLKKDFGIVRPKIAVLGLNPHAGEKGEMGKEEIEIISPAIQKAMNEGIITFGPYPADGFFGSRQFKNFDGVLSMYHDQGLTGFKAIAFNEGVNFTAGLPIVRTSPDHGTAFDIAGKDVADEQSMRSAIYLAIDIFRTRNFIKEISKNPLQLSNNKE, encoded by the coding sequence GTGGCAGAACATCTAAAAAGTGAAAAACAAACAATCAGAGTTGGGATTTCGATTGGTGACATCAATGGCATAGGTCCTGAAGTCACCATAAAAGCACTTCGTAATCCGGAAATACTTATAGATTGTACACCCGTAATTTATGCATCATCTAAATTGATTTCTTTTCATAAAAAAGCGATTGAAGATGACTTATTTACTTTTCATGGTATCGAAAATGCCTCAGAAATCCAAGATAAAAAGGTAAATATTATAAATTGCTGGAAAGATGCTGCAAATATAGAATTAGGAAAAGCAACTGAAGAAGGAGGGAAATATGCCTTTTTATCACTAGAGAAAGCCACACAAGATTTAGCTGCTGGGAAAATTGACGTACTAGTTACGGCTCCTATCTCCAAAGAGACAATCCATAGAGCAGGATTTAAATTTCCGGGACATACTGAATATTTAGCTGATCTATCTGGGCAAAAAGAAGCTCTTATGCTTATGGTTGCTGGTGATCTAAGAGTAGCACTTGTGACTTCACATGTCTCACTCAAAGAAGCCATTAATCAAATCTCTGAAGAAAAGATATTAAACAAAATAAAAGAATTTGAAAAGAGTCTAAAGAAAGATTTTGGAATAGTCCGCCCTAAAATTGCTGTATTAGGGTTAAATCCACACGCTGGAGAGAAAGGAGAAATGGGAAAAGAAGAAATTGAAATTATATCTCCTGCCATTCAGAAAGCAATGAATGAAGGAATCATAACTTTCGGCCCCTATCCTGCTGATGGATTCTTCGGAAGCAGGCAATTCAAAAATTTTGATGGCGTATTATCTATGTATCACGACCAAGGCTTAACAGGTTTTAAAGCAATAGCATTTAATGAAGGTGTAAATTTTACAGCAGGGTTACCAATAGTCAGAACCTCTCCTGATCACGGAACTGCCTTTGATATTGCAGGGAAAGATGTTGCTGACGAACAATCGATGCGAAGTGCAATTTACCTAGCAATCGATATATTTAGAACACGAAATTTCATCAAAGAAATTAGTAAAAATCCACTTCAGCTTTCCAATAATAAGGAATAA
- a CDS encoding gliding motility-associated C-terminal domain-containing protein, whose amino-acid sequence MKKITSLIIGLLSTSVLFSQFSITGPSYPPNSPVTCSSNTDVGIANFYDDGGAGGNYSPNANQTFTICPDIPNGTPKIRAAFGGMGLSWDVDPSDTLYIYDGPDATYPLIGAYNNATDPSGFGVVASWQNPTGCLTFVFHSDGANQATGWAANLACFSPPQPIEMHIEGYINGQGSNAMNPLDTGYVDICQGDSVLLVANPNFPYSLQNNGMGYSQTQSNVSYFWEFSDGSVANTQQVWFKPQDASGYFVSLMITDSYPHNTSSKCKIRVSTTPSFTGSGPLDPVVCFKAHTDLMGGVTPSDTVGVQVPGNAFQIGGEYAGLTFLPDGSNAEYTTDIHMSGFPAGSTLTNAGDIVSMCVNMEHSYLGDLEMWLVCPNGTAVTIFNSYTTGSIPGGFGGGNRFLGEPIDDSGGGGPGNGYDYCFSSVNNNWGSFAATFTTNTIPTPPTAPSPGQTMNPNGVYAPEDSFSGFAGCPLNGNWTLHVKDNWSIDDGYIFSWGIVFDPSLYPDNETYQNTITDSYWTPDPTIISGLSGDTNIVVQPSLPGTYSYTFNVTDNFGCHYDTTVQLIVLDTLINVNTTDISIYCFTDSAKVWSSATGTVPPFTFLWDNGTASDTAYYEALQNGTYDHYITVTDGCGFQYIDTATIIVNQTLAIDTMIQNPADCGLDNGWVSGSATGATGTVHYNWTGPGENNPNNTSASVWQDKPSGWYYFTITDAVCSAFDSIFIEQLPPPQADFTPTPQQGPAPLNVTFTNTSGAADSYDWDFGNSSGITVNNQDDQHMTYTQDGEYTVTLTTHSGGCSDQISKIIYVYLPLTYTTPNVFTPNGDGDNDGFTINLENAESLEIVIVNRWGNPVFESDDVNFVWNGKVNNTGVACTEGTYFFKFKATGSGDQVVEDHGFVHLIREK is encoded by the coding sequence ATGAAAAAGATCACGAGTTTAATTATTGGATTACTTTCTACCTCTGTACTATTTTCTCAATTTAGTATAACAGGTCCTAGTTATCCACCTAATAGCCCTGTAACTTGTTCATCCAATACGGACGTTGGTATTGCTAATTTCTATGATGATGGCGGTGCAGGTGGAAATTATAGCCCAAATGCAAATCAAACATTCACTATTTGTCCGGATATTCCAAATGGAACACCAAAGATTCGTGCTGCTTTTGGTGGTATGGGATTATCATGGGATGTGGATCCAAGTGATACTCTTTATATCTATGATGGTCCAGATGCTACATATCCATTAATCGGTGCTTATAATAATGCTACCGACCCTTCTGGTTTTGGAGTAGTTGCATCATGGCAAAATCCAACAGGATGTTTAACCTTTGTATTTCATTCAGATGGTGCAAATCAAGCAACAGGTTGGGCTGCTAATTTAGCATGTTTCTCACCTCCACAACCAATTGAGATGCATATTGAAGGATATATCAATGGACAAGGAAGTAATGCTATGAATCCATTAGACACGGGATATGTAGATATTTGTCAAGGTGATTCCGTGCTTTTAGTAGCTAATCCAAATTTCCCGTATTCTCTTCAAAACAATGGAATGGGGTATTCACAAACTCAATCAAACGTTTCTTACTTTTGGGAGTTTAGTGATGGTTCGGTTGCCAATACACAACAAGTTTGGTTTAAACCACAAGATGCTTCAGGATATTTTGTAAGTTTAATGATTACAGATTCCTATCCGCATAACACATCTTCTAAATGCAAAATTCGAGTAAGTACTACACCTAGCTTTACAGGCTCTGGCCCTTTAGATCCTGTTGTTTGTTTTAAAGCTCATACTGATTTAATGGGGGGGGTTACTCCTTCTGATACCGTAGGGGTTCAAGTGCCAGGAAATGCATTCCAAATTGGTGGGGAATACGCTGGTTTAACATTTTTACCCGATGGTTCAAATGCCGAATATACAACAGATATTCACATGAGTGGATTTCCTGCTGGTTCTACTCTCACAAATGCTGGAGATATTGTAAGCATGTGTGTAAATATGGAACACAGTTATTTAGGTGACCTTGAAATGTGGTTAGTTTGTCCAAATGGAACAGCTGTAACTATCTTTAATTCCTATACCACTGGATCAATTCCAGGTGGTTTTGGTGGGGGTAACCGATTTTTAGGTGAACCTATTGACGATTCAGGAGGTGGTGGCCCAGGTAATGGGTATGACTATTGCTTCTCTTCAGTGAATAACAATTGGGGATCATTTGCAGCAACCTTTACAACGAATACTATTCCTACTCCTCCAACAGCTCCCTCTCCTGGACAAACCATGAATCCAAACGGGGTTTATGCTCCAGAAGACTCATTTAGTGGTTTTGCAGGATGCCCATTAAATGGTAACTGGACTTTACACGTAAAGGATAACTGGTCTATAGATGATGGATATATATTTAGTTGGGGTATTGTTTTTGATCCTTCTTTATACCCTGATAATGAAACATATCAAAATACAATCACTGATTCATATTGGACGCCAGATCCAACTATTATTTCTGGATTATCAGGAGATACTAATATCGTAGTACAACCAAGTTTACCAGGAACATATAGTTATACATTCAACGTTACAGATAACTTTGGTTGTCATTATGATACAACAGTACAGCTAATCGTATTAGATACATTAATTAATGTAAATACAACAGATATTTCTATTTATTGCTTTACTGACTCTGCTAAGGTTTGGTCAAGTGCAACAGGAACTGTTCCTCCTTTTACTTTCTTATGGGACAATGGAACGGCAAGCGATACAGCATATTACGAAGCTTTACAAAATGGTACATATGACCATTATATAACAGTAACCGATGGTTGTGGATTCCAATATATAGATACAGCAACTATTATAGTCAATCAAACTCTCGCAATAGACACAATGATTCAGAATCCAGCAGATTGTGGATTAGATAATGGTTGGGTATCTGGCTCTGCTACAGGTGCAACAGGTACGGTTCATTATAATTGGACAGGACCAGGTGAAAACAATCCTAATAATACATCGGCTTCTGTATGGCAAGACAAACCTTCAGGATGGTATTATTTTACAATTACTGATGCTGTATGTTCTGCTTTTGATAGTATTTTTATAGAGCAACTTCCTCCACCGCAAGCTGATTTCACTCCAACGCCACAGCAGGGTCCAGCACCTCTAAATGTTACATTTACAAATACATCTGGTGCAGCTGATAGTTATGACTGGGATTTTGGAAATAGTTCAGGAATTACTGTAAACAATCAAGATGACCAACACATGACTTATACTCAGGATGGGGAATATACGGTGACATTAACCACACATTCAGGAGGATGTTCCGATCAAATCTCAAAGATAATATATGTTTATTTACCTCTTACATATACCACTCCTAACGTTTTTACTCCTAATGGAGATGGAGATAATGATGGATTTACAATCAATCTAGAGAATGCTGAGAGCCTAGAGATTGTGATTGTGAACAGATGGGGTAATCCAGTCTTTGAAAGTGATGATGTGAACTTTGTTTGGAATGGAAAAGTTAATAATACTGGAGTAGCTTGTACAGAAGGAACGTATTTCTTTAAATTCAAAGCAACTGGTTCAGGGGATCAAGTAGTTGAAGACCATGGATTCGTTCACCTTATTAGAGAAAAATAA
- a CDS encoding porin family protein yields MTRFIFAIFLIYLVGSSSFGQKINYDDYDNTSRWFLGLDLGHTWHTSDVKNVKKRFPIGAGINLGYSFNQKYSSPISIDLRFRVIGGSWYGQDTKATGSIGNNFAVKQYYDTIGMVVQNFRARQTDFSLELALHFNRLRERYGIDPYIFGGLGYTLTQTKGDLFSEYTEGAGWNIYPYDTHPSGDIIKQEYTVPLDKNSKGKAYNKTRKEASTILPSIGIGIGYFINARWSIGLEHRSTFFRSDYFDGTSVTQEGKPSKFKNDIYHYTSFYIKWYFPKGNITKDRDDHITPPITQPEPETAPQPTNPQPTPTQPTPPNNGRDETTVPTPKRPPIIKFTNPYTTSTVTQDEVFSLVANVQYVNSANELTFTQNGEVYTSFIYTPYNKTFKTDILLVPGNNIFKLVGVNADGTDQDEVIIFREEETPDGLPPVVNIVSPEYSPYIVNQENYIVKANVQNIQARNQLTVTFNDKPFSDFSFSSQSGVNFSANLTLLSGVNELKIIASNEEGIDMDKTVLIYSRETTPQGTPPTVKIIKPNNKPYNTSKDVEPVEATVTNINEKAQLQVRINGVNTSNFNFNSSTKKVSFNASLMTGMNYITVIATNAFGEASDDIQIILKKAVVLPPTVKIITPEANPYTTSNTVERIVARAENITKRQEIEILDNNRVISIFNFNTSSKLIEFDLPITSESHLVKINVTNTAGSATDSRVIQKKKIVALPPTVKIIIPATNPFTTTGTTQQVVAKVENITQKQQIEVTVNNLIVTNFNFNSSTKQIDISPSLSQESNSVKIKVTNNDGTATDQVTIKVKREPVIEKPIVGFINPATPGLSTSTSIYELKGYVKNVTAKENVTVYLNNEKIDQQKFTFNASNGEIISSVNLKLGKNDFTIKGVNSAGEDMASSSINRVVETKTPIDINIPNTPDPVCGVFIDTKVKEYDVCIQTPTGTYNLNTLTNNTQFTYNGPASGVFFKTSSAGKALVNGADYTLNSGSYYNFIGNLTVEIKRIGINWNICVKSQRRPIVGTNENPILSPCLSTQEKSNENADEDKGNGKGKKPVIETTPNQEEQEKAPHQSTPTREEPTRKPGGR; encoded by the coding sequence ATGACACGATTTATATTTGCAATCTTTTTAATCTATTTAGTTGGCTCATCCTCATTTGGGCAAAAAATTAACTATGATGATTATGACAATACTTCAAGATGGTTTTTAGGTCTAGATTTAGGGCATACATGGCATACCTCCGATGTAAAAAACGTAAAAAAACGTTTTCCAATCGGTGCAGGAATCAATTTAGGCTATTCATTTAATCAAAAGTATAGTTCTCCTATTTCCATTGATTTACGCTTTCGTGTAATTGGAGGAAGTTGGTATGGTCAAGATACAAAAGCTACTGGTTCTATTGGGAACAACTTTGCAGTAAAGCAATACTATGATACAATTGGTATGGTTGTTCAAAATTTTAGAGCCAGACAAACGGATTTCTCATTGGAATTAGCCTTACACTTTAATCGTTTACGTGAACGATATGGAATTGATCCTTATATTTTTGGAGGATTAGGTTACACGCTTACACAAACAAAAGGAGATTTATTTTCTGAATATACAGAAGGCGCTGGGTGGAACATATATCCATACGATACACATCCTTCTGGAGATATTATCAAACAAGAATATACTGTGCCATTGGATAAAAACAGTAAAGGAAAAGCCTATAATAAAACTCGTAAAGAAGCATCTACCATTCTACCTAGTATAGGGATTGGTATAGGGTATTTTATCAATGCCCGTTGGTCCATAGGATTAGAGCATCGTTCTACTTTCTTCCGCAGTGATTATTTTGATGGTACTTCTGTAACTCAAGAAGGGAAGCCAAGCAAATTTAAGAATGATATTTACCATTACACTAGTTTCTATATCAAATGGTATTTCCCTAAAGGAAACATTACGAAAGATCGTGATGATCACATCACCCCTCCAATTACACAACCAGAGCCAGAAACTGCACCACAACCAACCAATCCTCAGCCTACACCTACACAACCAACTCCTCCAAATAACGGGCGAGATGAAACAACAGTTCCCACTCCAAAACGCCCTCCTATAATCAAATTTACTAACCCTTATACTACTTCTACAGTTACACAAGATGAGGTATTCTCTTTAGTGGCAAACGTTCAATATGTAAATAGTGCAAATGAACTTACATTTACACAAAATGGAGAAGTATATACATCATTTATCTACACACCATATAATAAAACCTTCAAAACAGATATACTTCTCGTTCCTGGGAATAATATCTTTAAATTAGTGGGGGTAAATGCGGATGGAACTGATCAAGATGAGGTAATTATTTTCCGTGAAGAGGAGACTCCAGATGGGCTTCCACCTGTAGTAAATATAGTTTCACCTGAATACAGTCCTTATATAGTAAATCAAGAAAATTATATTGTAAAGGCAAACGTTCAAAATATACAAGCGAGGAATCAATTGACAGTAACCTTTAACGACAAGCCTTTCTCTGATTTCAGTTTTAGCAGCCAATCTGGGGTTAATTTTTCAGCAAACTTAACTTTATTGTCAGGGGTGAATGAATTAAAAATCATAGCATCTAATGAAGAAGGGATTGATATGGATAAAACCGTATTAATTTACTCCAGAGAAACTACACCACAAGGAACTCCTCCTACAGTAAAGATTATTAAACCAAATAATAAACCATACAATACATCAAAAGATGTAGAACCAGTAGAGGCAACTGTTACAAACATAAATGAAAAAGCTCAGCTTCAGGTGAGAATTAATGGTGTAAACACAAGCAATTTTAACTTTAATTCCAGTACGAAGAAAGTATCTTTCAATGCTAGTTTGATGACAGGAATGAATTATATTACTGTAATTGCTACAAATGCTTTTGGAGAAGCTAGTGATGATATTCAAATTATACTGAAAAAGGCTGTTGTTTTACCTCCTACAGTTAAGATAATCACTCCAGAAGCTAATCCATATACTACTTCCAATACAGTAGAAAGGATTGTTGCTAGAGCAGAGAATATAACTAAAAGACAAGAGATTGAAATATTAGATAATAATAGAGTGATCTCAATTTTCAATTTCAACACATCTTCCAAATTAATCGAATTTGATCTCCCTATTACCTCAGAGAGTCATTTAGTTAAGATTAATGTAACGAATACCGCTGGAAGTGCAACCGATTCAAGGGTAATTCAGAAAAAGAAAATAGTCGCTTTACCTCCAACTGTGAAGATAATCATTCCGGCTACAAATCCATTTACTACAACTGGAACAACACAACAAGTGGTAGCAAAAGTAGAAAACATCACTCAAAAACAGCAGATAGAGGTAACTGTCAATAATTTAATCGTTACTAATTTCAATTTTAATAGTTCAACTAAACAAATTGATATAAGTCCTTCCCTATCTCAGGAAAGTAATAGTGTTAAAATTAAAGTCACTAACAACGATGGAACAGCAACTGATCAGGTAACTATAAAAGTAAAGAGAGAACCAGTTATAGAAAAACCCATTGTCGGATTTATTAATCCTGCAACTCCAGGCTTATCTACTTCAACTTCTATATATGAACTAAAAGGATATGTAAAGAATGTAACTGCAAAAGAAAACGTTACTGTTTATCTTAATAATGAAAAGATTGACCAACAGAAATTCACATTCAATGCTTCTAACGGAGAAATTATTTCTTCTGTCAATCTAAAACTGGGAAAGAATGATTTTACAATAAAAGGAGTTAATTCAGCTGGTGAAGATATGGCAAGTTCTTCTATCAATAGAGTAGTTGAAACAAAAACTCCTATAGATATCAATATACCGAATACTCCTGATCCAGTGTGTGGCGTGTTCATTGATACAAAAGTAAAGGAATATGATGTGTGCATTCAGACACCTACAGGAACATACAATCTGAATACCTTAACAAATAATACACAATTCACATATAATGGTCCAGCATCAGGAGTATTTTTCAAAACATCTTCTGCAGGAAAAGCACTTGTAAACGGAGCCGATTACACACTTAATTCTGGTAGTTATTATAATTTCATAGGAAACTTAACAGTAGAAATTAAACGAATAGGCATCAATTGGAATATATGTGTAAAATCTCAAAGACGACCAATTGTTGGAACAAATGAGAATCCTATTTTAAGTCCTTGTTTATCAACTCAAGAAAAATCGAATGAGAATGCAGATGAAGATAAAGGAAATGGAAAGGGGAAAAAACCAGTTATTGAAACTACGCCAAATCAAGAAGAACAAGAAAAAGCCCCCCATCAATCTACCCCAACAAGAGAAGAACCAACTCGTAAGCCTGGAGGAAGATAG